Proteins from a genomic interval of Sinobacterium norvegicum:
- a CDS encoding SDR family NAD(P)-dependent oxidoreductase, translating to MSIRFDGKVAIVTGAGAGLGRCHALGLAARGAKVMINDIAAVGEVSAAAAAVVAEIEAAGGEAIAHGANVADAAQVEDMVAQTMAKWGRVDILINNAGILRDKSFAKMTMDDFRLVVDVHLMGAAYCSKAVWNIMREQGYGRIVMTTSSSGLYGNFGQANYGAGKMAVVGLMNTLSIEGHKNNIRVNALSPTAATSMTEGLISEEVFALITPESVTPAALFLCSDEAPTKTIVGAGAGSYAVARLYETDGMYLPEEHQNPEGIAEHWQQLFDNSEQKELSSGWGQTAKFVEKSAAGQGIAIDLSNV from the coding sequence ATGAGTATTCGATTTGATGGAAAAGTAGCAATTGTTACCGGTGCAGGCGCAGGTCTCGGTCGTTGTCACGCACTGGGTCTAGCAGCCCGCGGTGCCAAGGTGATGATTAATGATATCGCCGCCGTTGGCGAAGTGAGTGCTGCCGCCGCCGCTGTTGTCGCTGAAATTGAGGCCGCCGGTGGTGAAGCAATTGCCCACGGCGCTAACGTGGCCGACGCCGCCCAGGTTGAAGACATGGTTGCCCAGACCATGGCTAAGTGGGGTCGTGTCGATATTCTGATTAATAATGCTGGCATTCTGCGCGATAAATCGTTCGCCAAAATGACCATGGATGATTTCCGTCTGGTGGTCGACGTGCATTTGATGGGCGCCGCTTACTGCAGCAAAGCGGTGTGGAATATTATGCGTGAGCAGGGCTATGGCCGTATCGTGATGACGACCAGCTCCAGTGGCTTGTACGGCAACTTCGGTCAGGCTAACTACGGTGCCGGTAAAATGGCCGTTGTTGGCTTGATGAACACACTGTCTATCGAAGGCCATAAGAATAATATCCGCGTCAACGCGCTGTCGCCTACTGCGGCTACCAGCATGACTGAGGGGTTGATCTCCGAGGAAGTCTTTGCCCTGATAACACCTGAGTCTGTCACCCCGGCTGCCTTGTTCCTGTGCAGTGACGAGGCGCCGACCAAGACTATTGTTGGTGCCGGTGCCGGCTCCTATGCTGTTGCTCGGCTGTATGAAACCGATGGCATGTATTTGCCCGAAGAACATCAGAACCCCGAAGGAATAGCCGAGCACTGGCAACAGTTGTTCGATAATAGCGAGCAGAAAGAGCTGAGCAGTGGTTGGGGTCAAACCGCCAAGTTTGTAGAGAAATCTGCGGCGGGTCAGGGCATCGCTATCGACTTGAGCAACGTTTAA
- a CDS encoding SDR family oxidoreductase, with protein sequence MSEHADFSLDHLFSLQGKVALITGGSRGIGRMMAQGLLQAGAKVYITARKADPCQQAAEELSQYGDCVAIPADVADSDSRMALCARLAADEQQLDILINNAGSAWGDDYETYPEQAFEKLMKINVTAVFALTRDLTPMLETAGSGSDPARVINIGSMDGLHIPTVHQKAGYAYTATKAAVHQLTRHLAVELGPRGIAVNAVAPGFFASKMTDQLFENHRQDMEANSLLKRVGQAEEMAGVAIYLCSRAGAYTHGAVIPVDGGTSINHQHVTA encoded by the coding sequence ATGTCTGAACACGCAGATTTCTCACTTGATCATTTGTTTTCACTGCAGGGTAAGGTGGCGCTGATAACCGGCGGCTCACGGGGCATTGGTCGTATGATGGCGCAGGGCTTATTGCAGGCCGGGGCCAAGGTATACATTACTGCACGCAAGGCCGATCCCTGCCAGCAGGCGGCTGAAGAGCTGTCGCAGTATGGCGACTGTGTGGCGATCCCAGCCGATGTTGCCGACAGCGATAGTCGCATGGCGCTGTGTGCTCGCCTGGCCGCAGATGAACAGCAGTTGGATATTCTGATCAACAATGCCGGCAGTGCCTGGGGCGACGATTACGAGACTTATCCCGAACAGGCCTTCGAGAAGTTGATGAAGATAAACGTCACAGCGGTCTTTGCCTTAACCCGCGACTTAACCCCAATGTTAGAAACGGCGGGCAGCGGTAGTGATCCAGCCAGGGTGATTAATATTGGTTCGATGGATGGCCTCCATATCCCAACCGTCCATCAGAAGGCGGGCTATGCGTATACCGCGACCAAGGCGGCAGTTCATCAGCTTACCCGCCATCTGGCGGTAGAGCTTGGACCTCGCGGTATCGCCGTCAACGCCGTTGCCCCGGGTTTCTTTGCCAGTAAGATGACGGACCAGCTGTTTGAAAATCACCGCCAAGATATGGAGGCTAACAGCCTGCTTAAGCGGGTGGGGCAGGCGGAGGAGATGGCCGGTGTGGCTATTTATTTGTGTTCTCGTGCAGGGGCCTATACCCACGGTGCGGTGATTCCTGTCGATGGCGGCACCTCGATCAATCATCAGCATGTAACAGCCTAA
- a CDS encoding spinster family MFS transporter: protein MNEKASSMRSNATLGLLMLLSILNMVDRNLISSFGPQIVEDLGLTDSQFGLLTGMIFVFFYAVMGFFMGVLVDKYHRPRIIAIGLLVWSLLTAYSGLAKNFMQIAMARLMVGVGESSLTPASLSLLSDLFPQRKRGMAAGIYYLGLPLGAGGSFLVAGLLGPTLGWRNCFLLLGALGVLLTIPLFFMRDAKRGAQEEEEYVAIEDKTSFQDLLTHLRQSKALMLTMAGAVFLHIPIGAGQFSQLWLVRERGFDVAEIATIYGGLFIVFGTIGTLISGIASDWYHQRFNGGRVRFLAILMLAMSPLLMGYRLGEPGSIIFYTGMCAGFLIMSAFYGPAFSTVQDLSPVNMRGRMTALLLVACNLIGLGLGAVMTGILSDLLRSSGNDQPLTWALIITDLCSMLTVPCFIWASMYMTKKSSAEAITA, encoded by the coding sequence ATGAATGAGAAAGCAAGTTCGATGCGTTCCAATGCGACCCTAGGGTTGTTGATGCTACTCAGCATACTCAATATGGTCGATCGTAATTTGATCAGCAGTTTTGGTCCGCAGATCGTTGAAGACTTAGGTTTGACGGATAGTCAGTTCGGTCTATTAACCGGTATGATTTTCGTATTCTTTTACGCGGTCATGGGCTTTTTCATGGGTGTCTTGGTCGATAAGTATCATCGACCCCGTATCATCGCCATCGGTCTATTAGTGTGGAGTCTGTTAACTGCCTATTCGGGCTTGGCCAAAAACTTTATGCAGATTGCCATGGCGAGATTAATGGTCGGTGTGGGCGAGTCGAGCCTAACGCCGGCATCACTATCGTTACTGTCTGATTTATTCCCTCAGCGCAAAAGAGGCATGGCCGCCGGTATTTATTATCTCGGCTTACCGCTGGGCGCCGGTGGTAGTTTCTTGGTGGCCGGCTTGTTGGGCCCGACACTGGGTTGGAGAAACTGCTTCCTGCTATTAGGTGCGTTAGGTGTCTTGCTAACGATTCCATTATTCTTCATGCGTGATGCCAAACGTGGTGCTCAGGAAGAAGAGGAATATGTGGCCATAGAAGACAAAACCAGTTTTCAAGACCTTTTAACTCATCTGCGTCAGTCTAAGGCGCTGATGCTGACCATGGCCGGTGCGGTGTTCTTGCATATTCCTATCGGTGCTGGTCAGTTTTCACAACTATGGCTGGTACGTGAGCGCGGCTTTGATGTGGCGGAGATTGCCACCATCTACGGTGGCTTGTTTATCGTCTTCGGTACGATCGGTACCTTGATCAGTGGCATTGCCAGTGATTGGTATCATCAGCGTTTCAACGGCGGTCGTGTGCGTTTTCTCGCCATTCTGATGCTGGCAATGTCGCCGCTGTTAATGGGTTACCGCCTGGGGGAACCCGGCTCGATAATTTTTTATACCGGTATGTGCGCAGGTTTTTTAATCATGTCGGCATTTTATGGCCCAGCCTTCTCCACGGTGCAGGATTTATCACCGGTCAATATGCGTGGCCGAATGACGGCACTGTTACTGGTTGCCTGCAACCTCATTGGTCTGGGCTTAGGTGCGGTGATGACGGGTATTCTCAGTGACTTACTGCGCAGCAGTGGCAACGATCAGCCGTTAACCTGGGCATTAATCATCACCGATTTATGCTCCATGTTAACCGTCCCCTGCTTTATTTGGGCATCGATGTATATGACCAAGAAGTCGTCTGCGGAAGCTATCACAGCTTAA
- a CDS encoding cytochrome P450: MSKAAFNTDYKNLPDHKDLSHIPGENGLPWIGKGLSFVFGLERMAQDHYDRFGEISKTRALGTSWVMALGADNWQQILLDRDRNFSTEKGYETSLANFYPKGLLLRDYDEHKTQRRIMQKAFKTQAMKGYVEQMTPVLQRHIGDFEKNGQCIFGPLVKDTLLDVGAKIFIGLDSPNDKTQQLNKAFVDINHGLLAQLHVEIPGSTFWRGKRGMRTLHSFFADEIPSRREGMKEDMFSHMCREKNEDGDYFSDIDVVANAAFLLFAAHDTTTSTLNSIMMYTAANPEWQEKMRGEVEALNTDHPSYEDLDNMEMVDRVFHEAIRLVPPAPIGTRRTINECQMGDYTIPANTKILIPFTFNHRDPRYWTNPLAFDPDRFSPERQEHKNHPFCYHPFGGGAHKCIGMHFANMLVKSFMFYFLKTYRYSTPEGYVAKLQWAPLPKPTKLPLLLERI, from the coding sequence ATGAGCAAGGCAGCATTCAATACCGATTATAAAAACCTTCCCGACCACAAAGACCTCAGCCACATACCCGGCGAGAATGGCCTGCCTTGGATCGGCAAAGGACTCAGTTTTGTCTTTGGCTTGGAGAGAATGGCCCAGGACCACTACGACCGATTTGGCGAGATTTCAAAAACTCGCGCCCTCGGCACATCGTGGGTGATGGCACTCGGTGCCGATAACTGGCAGCAGATTTTGCTCGACCGCGACAGGAACTTTTCCACCGAAAAAGGTTACGAAACCTCACTGGCCAACTTCTACCCCAAAGGCCTACTATTGCGTGATTATGATGAACATAAAACACAGCGACGCATCATGCAAAAAGCCTTCAAGACTCAGGCGATGAAGGGCTACGTCGAGCAGATGACTCCTGTGCTACAGCGTCATATCGGTGATTTTGAGAAAAATGGACAATGTATTTTCGGGCCCTTGGTGAAAGATACGCTACTCGATGTCGGCGCGAAAATCTTTATCGGCCTCGACAGCCCCAACGATAAAACCCAACAATTAAATAAAGCCTTCGTCGATATCAACCATGGCTTATTAGCCCAGCTACACGTTGAAATACCCGGCAGCACTTTTTGGCGCGGTAAGCGGGGCATGCGCACGCTACACAGTTTCTTTGCCGACGAAATCCCCAGTCGTCGCGAGGGTATGAAAGAGGATATGTTCTCGCATATGTGCCGCGAGAAAAACGAAGACGGTGACTATTTCAGTGACATCGATGTCGTCGCCAACGCCGCCTTCCTATTGTTTGCCGCCCACGATACCACCACCAGCACGCTCAACAGCATTATGATGTATACCGCCGCCAACCCCGAGTGGCAGGAGAAAATGCGGGGCGAGGTTGAAGCCTTGAACACCGACCACCCCAGCTATGAAGACCTCGACAATATGGAGATGGTCGACCGCGTCTTCCACGAGGCAATTCGCCTGGTGCCGCCGGCCCCCATCGGCACTCGACGCACCATCAACGAATGCCAAATGGGCGATTACACCATACCGGCAAACACCAAAATCCTGATTCCATTTACCTTCAACCATCGTGACCCACGCTACTGGACCAACCCACTGGCCTTTGATCCCGACCGTTTCTCACCCGAGCGTCAGGAACACAAAAATCATCCGTTCTGCTACCACCCCTTTGGCGGCGGTGCCCATAAATGTATCGGCATGCACTTCGCCAATATGCTGGTGAAAAGCTTTATGTTCTACTTTTTGAAAACTTATCGCTACAGCACTCCAGAGGGATACGTAGCCAAGCTGCAGTGGGCACCACTACCCAAGCCAACGAAGCTGCCGCTGCTGCTTGAGCGTATTTAA
- a CDS encoding LysR family transcriptional regulator gives MIDQPAGATMYSLEQLKIFTEVAATGSFSACARKLSKAQSAISQAIAGLEIDIDTPLFDRSARKPTLTPAGEKLLGYAQAVLKQSQEFGNAASALAREQEAQLSVVIDSGLMTSKLLDIISELNRRFIATEINIHTLASPDIIDHITAGAADIGLMFCDAEFASSIDICYLGDTLFYAVAAPGHPLSAMTSINSGDLMPYQQLLIHSSRGEYLAHFSPIATKRLHCDNFDSLQQLTRLGLGWSYLPCHMADEDIANGKLCQLPVSFDYKPWRAPVERVRANHGTVGPALSWLDSALKTLFD, from the coding sequence ATGATTGATCAGCCCGCGGGAGCGACCATGTACAGCTTGGAACAATTGAAAATATTCACCGAGGTGGCGGCCACCGGTTCTTTCTCGGCCTGCGCCAGAAAACTGTCCAAGGCTCAGTCGGCGATCAGCCAAGCCATCGCCGGCTTAGAAATCGATATCGACACACCACTGTTTGACCGCAGCGCCAGAAAGCCCACGCTCACCCCCGCCGGCGAAAAACTCCTCGGCTATGCGCAGGCGGTATTAAAACAGAGCCAAGAGTTTGGCAATGCCGCCTCCGCACTGGCCAGGGAGCAGGAGGCACAGCTGTCGGTTGTCATCGACAGCGGCTTGATGACAAGCAAATTGCTGGACATCATCAGCGAGCTTAATCGCCGATTCATTGCCACCGAAATCAACATTCATACCCTTGCCAGCCCCGATATCATCGACCATATTACCGCTGGTGCCGCCGACATAGGGCTGATGTTCTGCGATGCCGAATTCGCCAGCAGCATCGATATTTGCTATCTCGGCGACACGCTTTTTTATGCCGTCGCCGCCCCCGGCCACCCTCTGTCTGCAATGACCTCGATCAATAGCGGGGATTTAATGCCTTACCAGCAACTGCTTATTCACAGCAGTCGCGGTGAATACCTGGCCCACTTCTCACCGATCGCCACCAAGCGGTTGCATTGCGACAACTTTGACAGTCTGCAGCAGCTCACCCGCCTGGGGCTGGGCTGGAGCTATCTCCCCTGTCATATGGCCGATGAGGATATTGCTAACGGTAAACTCTGCCAGCTGCCTGTTAGCTTTGATTACAAACCCTGGCGCGCGCCAGTGGAACGCGTACGCGCCAATCACGGCACGGTGGGCCCGGCACTTAGCTGGCTCGACAGTGCCCTCAAGACACTGTTCGACTAG
- a CDS encoding PACE efflux transporter — translation MSTQSMSVKERIFHSVLFEVLALLIVIPISTLVLTEETATMTVVAVAMALSAMVWNYIYNLGFDALFGHERILRGLALRILHGVVFELGLLLATVPLIMVLMDLAFWPALLIDAGLVVFFLVYAIVYNYCYDHIRFKWVSKNATQQAN, via the coding sequence ATGTCGACGCAATCGATGTCGGTTAAAGAGCGAATATTTCACAGCGTCTTGTTTGAGGTATTAGCGCTGTTGATTGTCATCCCAATTTCAACCTTGGTGCTGACTGAGGAGACCGCGACTATGACGGTGGTCGCCGTTGCCATGGCGCTGAGTGCCATGGTCTGGAACTATATTTACAACCTTGGTTTCGATGCACTTTTTGGTCATGAACGCATCCTGCGAGGGTTGGCCCTGCGCATCTTGCATGGCGTCGTTTTCGAACTTGGGCTGTTGCTGGCGACGGTGCCCTTAATCATGGTGTTGATGGATTTGGCCTTTTGGCCTGCCTTGCTGATCGATGCTGGCCTGGTGGTTTTCTTTCTGGTTTACGCCATTGTGTACAACTACTGCTACGACCATATCCGCTTTAAATGGGTCAGTAAGAACGCTACCCAGCAAGCTAACTGA